The DNA region GGAGGCGGCCGACCGCGCGGGCACCGACGCGCTCGAGGTGGGTGACGTCCTCCGGCAGCTCGTCACCGACCTCGTGCCGGGCGTGCGGGCCGACCTCGACGTCGACCTCGTCGGCCGCCCCGGCCCGGCGCCGCTGCCCCGGCCCGCCGCGCCGGTCGAGCCCGAGGGGCCCGCCGCCCTCGCCGCCCGCGACCTCGAGCTCCTGCTCCTCCTCGTGCGGGCGCAGGGCCGTCCGGTCCCGCGCGCGACGGCGGCCCGCGAGCTGTGGGGCAGCGACGAGCCGGCCGCCGAGGCGCTCCTCGCCGCGCACGTGGGGCGCCTGCGCGCGCTGCTGCCCGCCCGCGGGGGCGTCCTCGACGACGCCGCCGACGGCCTGCGCTTCCGCGCCGCCTGACGCCGGGCCGGTCGGTCGCCGACCGGCCCCCCCCGGGCGGCCCCCGCCGCCGCCGCCGCGCACGCCGCGTGCGCTCCCACCCGTCGCCCGACGCCGCCCGACGGCGCGTCCGGCCGCCTGCCCGGAGGTACCCCGTGAGCACCACCCTGCTGCCGTCCGTCACCGCCCCCGCTGCGCCTGCCGCCGCCCCGGCCTCGTCGGCCGCCCTGCCCGCGCTGCTCGCCCCGACCCCGGCCGGGCTCGGCCGGGTCGCCACCGAGCTGCTGGCGCGCCCCCTCCTGTGGCGCCACCTCGTCCGCTTCGACGAGGGCGAACGGCACTACGTCCGCCTCGGCGCCGGGGACGGCTACGAGGCGTGGCTCCTCACCTGGCTGCCCGGCCAGGGCACCGGCCTCCACGACCACGGCGGC from Pseudokineococcus lusitanus includes:
- a CDS encoding winged helix-turn-helix domain-containing protein, translating into MTTSTLPARRPARAGRRGAPQAPVTPTPTGSGGDVVLRLHLAPEAADRAGTDALEVGDVLRQLVTDLVPGVRADLDVDLVGRPGPAPLPRPAAPVEPEGPAALAARDLELLLLLVRAQGRPVPRATAARELWGSDEPAAEALLAAHVGRLRALLPARGGVLDDAADGLRFRAA
- a CDS encoding cysteine dioxygenase, whose protein sequence is MSTTLLPSVTAPAAPAAAPASSAALPALLAPTPAGLGRVATELLARPLLWRHLVRFDEGERHYVRLGAGDGYEAWLLTWLPGQGTGLHDHGGSAGAFVVAGGTLRETVPAARGGATTLRAQTLTAGRVRAFGSRHVHDVEAASSAAVSLHVYAPALATMTRYRLDDGRLVVTAREGAGADW